One stretch of Microbacterium faecale DNA includes these proteins:
- the pta gene encoding phosphate acetyltransferase has protein sequence MARSIYITSAEGQSGKSTVALGVLDSLSRVAPRVGVFRPIARSTSERDYVLEMLLDHTDVDLAYDDGVGVTYDDVRADPEGALSTIVARYKRVEAQCDAVVVLGSDYTDVGSPAELAYNARIAANLGAPVLLVLGGRQPHGSAESLGSAPPRSPEQMGQIAALSVLELRRQNAELAATIVNRADAALAAEIVSAVAARVEDGPVWALPEDPLLVAPTMGDVLRAVDGTLIAGDEQLLAREALGVTVAAMSMVNVLARLDEGDVVIVPADRSDALLATLTAHRSGTFPSLAGIVLNGDAAIPDILQRLIDGLGPRLPIITTPGDTYPTAMRVMTARGRLAASSPQRYSRALGLFDQNVDIDELTRVLGIARATVVTPLMFEYQLLERARSAPRHIVLPEGDDDRILKAAAILLERSVAQLTILGDPERVRSRAVELGLDIRAADVLSPFEPAYVDRFATEYQRLRAHKGMTYDQAADLVSDVSYFGTMMVHLGDADGMVSGAAHTTAHTIRPSFEIIKTAPGVSVVSSVFLMALADRVLVYGDCAVIPDPTSTQLADIAISSSETASLFGIDPRVAMLSYSTGASGSGADVEKVREATALARERAPELPIEGPIQYDAAADAAVARTKLPDSDVAGRATVFVFPDLNTGNNTYKAVQRSAGAVAIGPVLQGLAKPINDLSRGALVEDIVNTVAITAIQAQTGQAG, from the coding sequence GTGGCACGGAGCATCTACATCACTTCCGCGGAGGGGCAGTCGGGCAAGTCGACCGTCGCCCTCGGCGTGCTCGATTCGCTGAGCCGTGTGGCGCCGCGCGTCGGCGTGTTCCGCCCGATCGCGCGTTCGACGTCCGAACGTGACTACGTGCTCGAGATGCTCCTCGACCACACCGACGTCGACCTCGCGTACGACGACGGCGTGGGGGTCACCTACGACGACGTCCGCGCGGATCCCGAGGGGGCCCTCTCGACGATCGTCGCGCGCTACAAGCGGGTCGAGGCGCAGTGCGACGCGGTCGTCGTGCTCGGCAGCGACTACACCGATGTGGGGAGCCCAGCCGAGCTCGCCTACAACGCGCGCATCGCGGCGAACCTCGGCGCGCCCGTGCTGCTCGTTCTCGGCGGCCGCCAGCCGCACGGCTCGGCGGAGTCCCTCGGATCCGCGCCGCCGCGCTCGCCGGAGCAGATGGGGCAGATCGCTGCGCTCTCCGTACTCGAGCTGCGCCGACAGAATGCCGAACTCGCCGCGACGATCGTCAACAGGGCGGACGCGGCGCTCGCCGCCGAGATCGTGTCGGCGGTCGCGGCGCGCGTCGAGGACGGTCCGGTGTGGGCGCTGCCGGAGGATCCGCTTCTCGTCGCGCCGACGATGGGTGACGTCCTGCGCGCCGTCGACGGCACGCTGATCGCCGGAGATGAGCAGCTGCTCGCGCGTGAGGCGCTCGGGGTCACGGTCGCGGCGATGTCGATGGTGAACGTGCTCGCCCGCCTCGACGAGGGTGATGTCGTGATCGTGCCGGCCGATCGCAGCGATGCCCTGCTCGCGACGCTGACGGCCCACCGGTCGGGAACCTTCCCGTCGCTCGCAGGCATCGTGCTCAACGGCGACGCCGCGATTCCTGACATCCTGCAGCGGCTGATCGACGGCCTCGGCCCGCGCTTGCCGATCATCACCACGCCCGGTGACACGTATCCGACCGCCATGCGCGTGATGACCGCGCGCGGTCGGCTCGCCGCCTCGAGCCCGCAGCGCTACAGCCGGGCGCTCGGCCTGTTCGACCAGAACGTCGACATCGACGAACTGACCCGCGTGCTCGGCATCGCCCGCGCGACCGTCGTGACGCCGCTGATGTTCGAGTATCAGCTTCTCGAGCGCGCCCGATCCGCGCCCCGGCACATCGTGCTCCCGGAGGGCGACGACGACCGCATCCTGAAGGCCGCCGCGATCCTTCTCGAGCGCTCGGTCGCGCAGCTGACCATCCTCGGGGATCCGGAGCGAGTCCGTTCTCGCGCCGTCGAGCTGGGCCTGGACATTCGCGCCGCCGACGTGCTCAGTCCGTTCGAGCCGGCATATGTCGACCGCTTCGCCACCGAGTATCAGCGGCTGCGCGCGCACAAGGGCATGACCTACGACCAGGCGGCGGACCTCGTCAGCGACGTGTCGTACTTCGGCACGATGATGGTGCATCTGGGTGACGCCGACGGCATGGTCTCCGGTGCCGCGCACACGACGGCGCACACGATCCGCCCCTCTTTCGAGATCATCAAGACCGCGCCCGGCGTCTCCGTCGTCTCGAGCGTGTTCCTCATGGCGCTCGCCGATCGCGTACTCGTCTACGGCGACTGCGCCGTGATCCCGGATCCGACGAGCACTCAGCTCGCGGACATCGCGATCTCGTCGTCCGAGACCGCGTCGCTGTTCGGGATCGATCCGCGCGTGGCGATGCTGTCCTATTCGACGGGCGCGTCGGGATCCGGGGCGGATGTCGAGAAGGTGCGCGAGGCGACGGCGCTCGCGCGGGAACGCGCTCCCGAGCTGCCGATCGAGGGGCCGATTCAGTACGACGCCGCGGCGGACGCGGCCGTGGCCCGCACCAAGCTGCCCGACTCGGACGTCGCGGGACGTGCGACGGTGTTCGTCTTCCCCGACCTCAACACGGGGAACAACACCTACAAGGCCGTGCAGCGGTCGGCCGGTGCGGTCGCCATCGGGCCCGTGCTGCAGGGGCTCGCGAAGCCGATCAACGACCTCTCGCGCGGTGCGCTCGTCGAGGACATCGTCAACACCGTCGCGATCACCGCCATCCAGGCGCAGACCGGACAGGCCGGATGA
- a CDS encoding DUF58 domain-containing protein: MVPTGRGLAMLALAAALVAAGIGIDRIELTYLGLVFAGVVALGAIVVRLAAVPRAVSRTLSAEIVAVGETLRIEAAIVGGAIEFIDHAVDGASDGLDIREIPASTDAAYRSEVTASRRGPQTVGPLRVELLAPLRVARRRVAVGGVDEVIAVPPVVALASVHARGREDGEEPTRHERIGQGTDNLVPRPYLPGDSMRRVHWRASAHHGDLMVREEERETTPTAAVILDLADDAWPADSDFERALSACVSVVARLRTDGFAVDVMAADGSMLGSVDSSEAFDDLLVTCARLDPRGQGEPTMKRADGAGLVVAIGRAPRPAATPATHVLLAADPTPLGAETTGWRATALDDVAPSWARALDGGDR; this comes from the coding sequence GTGGTTCCCACGGGTCGCGGGCTCGCCATGCTCGCGCTCGCGGCTGCGCTTGTCGCGGCCGGGATAGGCATCGATCGAATCGAGCTGACCTACCTCGGACTCGTGTTCGCGGGCGTCGTCGCGCTCGGGGCCATCGTCGTGCGTCTCGCGGCCGTTCCCCGCGCCGTCTCCCGCACCCTCAGCGCGGAGATCGTCGCGGTCGGCGAGACACTGCGCATCGAGGCGGCGATCGTCGGCGGCGCGATCGAGTTCATCGACCACGCGGTCGACGGCGCCTCGGACGGACTCGACATCCGCGAGATTCCGGCATCGACCGACGCCGCCTATCGCAGCGAGGTCACGGCCTCGCGTCGCGGCCCACAGACGGTCGGACCGCTGCGCGTCGAACTGCTGGCGCCGCTCCGCGTCGCTCGACGCCGAGTCGCCGTCGGCGGGGTGGACGAGGTGATCGCGGTGCCCCCTGTCGTGGCGCTCGCGTCAGTGCACGCACGCGGACGTGAGGACGGCGAGGAGCCGACCCGGCACGAACGCATCGGCCAGGGAACCGACAACCTCGTCCCCCGCCCCTACCTCCCCGGCGATTCGATGCGCCGCGTGCACTGGCGCGCGTCGGCCCACCACGGCGACCTCATGGTCAGAGAAGAAGAACGAGAGACCACCCCGACCGCGGCCGTGATCCTCGATCTCGCCGACGACGCCTGGCCCGCCGACAGCGACTTCGAGCGCGCTCTGAGCGCGTGCGTCTCCGTCGTCGCGCGCCTGCGCACCGACGGTTTCGCTGTCGACGTGATGGCCGCGGACGGCTCGATGCTCGGCTCCGTCGACTCATCAGAGGCCTTCGACGATCTCCTCGTGACGTGCGCGCGGCTCGATCCGCGCGGGCAGGGCGAGCCGACGATGAAACGGGCCGACGGCGCCGGGCTCGTCGTCGCGATCGGACGCGCACCCCGACCGGCGGCGACGCCCGCAACGCACGTCCTCTTGGCCGCGGATCCGACCCCCCTCGGCGCGGAGACCACGGGCTGGCGCGCCACCGCGCTCGATGATGTGGCCCCCAGCTGGGCCCGGGCCCTGGACGGCGGCGACCGATGA
- a CDS encoding AAA family ATPase, giving the protein MPETTMTPDAFQSTTDRIENTIRGVIDGKDEAVRASLIVLLAEGHLLVEDVPGVGKTMLARALAASIDADVRRIQFTPDLLPGDVTGVSVYNPATREFAFSRGAVFANVVIADEINRSSPKTQSALLEAMEERQVSVDGTTHLLPSPFLVVATQNPLEMDGTYALPEAQLDRFMMRISMGYPDMDSEALMLRQRDTHNPLTDVRPVVTLDEVAGLVAYAHRVHVSPLVERYAVTLAHATRSHPDLRLGASPRATLQLVRAAKATAALAGRDFVIPDDVSSLANAVFGHRLIPARHAATGRTSTDAAARIVEQIIGQVHVPVADR; this is encoded by the coding sequence ATGCCGGAGACAACGATGACCCCAGACGCATTCCAGTCGACCACCGATCGGATCGAGAACACGATCCGCGGCGTGATCGACGGGAAGGACGAGGCCGTGCGCGCCTCGCTCATCGTGCTCCTCGCCGAGGGCCATCTCCTCGTCGAGGACGTGCCGGGCGTGGGGAAGACGATGCTCGCCCGCGCGCTGGCCGCGTCGATCGACGCCGACGTCCGCCGGATCCAGTTCACACCCGATCTGCTGCCGGGCGACGTCACGGGCGTGTCGGTCTACAACCCGGCGACGCGCGAGTTCGCGTTCTCCCGCGGCGCAGTGTTCGCGAACGTCGTGATCGCGGACGAGATCAACCGCTCCTCCCCCAAGACCCAGTCAGCGCTGCTCGAGGCGATGGAAGAACGCCAGGTGTCGGTTGACGGCACGACGCATCTGCTGCCGTCCCCCTTCCTCGTCGTGGCGACGCAGAACCCGCTCGAGATGGACGGCACGTACGCGCTGCCCGAGGCACAGCTCGATCGCTTCATGATGCGGATCTCGATGGGGTACCCGGACATGGACTCCGAGGCCCTCATGCTCCGCCAGCGCGACACGCACAATCCTCTGACGGATGTCCGCCCCGTCGTGACGCTCGACGAGGTCGCGGGCCTCGTGGCGTACGCACACCGCGTCCACGTCTCGCCCCTCGTCGAACGCTACGCGGTGACTCTTGCCCACGCGACCCGGTCGCATCCCGACCTGCGGCTGGGTGCGAGCCCTCGGGCGACGCTGCAGCTCGTCCGCGCCGCCAAAGCGACGGCGGCACTCGCCGGCCGGGACTTCGTGATCCCGGATGACGTGTCCTCGCTCGCGAACGCCGTCTTCGGACACCGGCTGATCCCGGCGCGGCACGCGGCGACGGGCCGCACGTCGACCGACGCCGCCGCACGCATCGTCGAGCAGATCATCGGCCAGGTGCACGTTCCCGTGGCGGATCGGTGA
- a CDS encoding aldo/keto reductase, producing MEQRILGRSEREVSVVGLGTWQLGADWGDVDELAALDVLDAAAERGVTFFDTADVYGDGRSEQRIASWRRANPSWNGTVATKMIRRAPAPSLRYASIENFRDWTDRSRRNLDVDTLDLVQLHCPSDDVFASDSVFDDLDILVDEGAVAAYGVSVETEAQALSAIARPHVASVQIIVNAFRQKPLERVLPAAKKAGVGIIARVPLASGLLSGRFTADTTFAPNDHRSFNRDGSAFDVGETFAGVDYATGVEAAAEFSALARDIGIEPAQAALAWVIQQPGVTTVIPGARNEQQAHSNAMAAKVGQLPESFVTAVRGLYDDKIRPGVHHRW from the coding sequence GTGGAGCAACGGATCCTGGGGCGCTCGGAACGCGAGGTGTCGGTCGTCGGACTCGGCACATGGCAGTTGGGCGCGGACTGGGGCGACGTCGACGAACTCGCCGCCCTCGACGTCCTCGACGCGGCGGCTGAGCGCGGCGTCACCTTCTTCGACACCGCCGACGTGTACGGCGACGGTCGCAGCGAACAGCGGATCGCGTCGTGGCGCCGTGCGAACCCGTCGTGGAACGGCACCGTCGCGACGAAGATGATCCGACGCGCTCCCGCGCCGAGCCTGCGCTACGCCTCGATCGAGAACTTCCGCGACTGGACCGACCGCTCGCGCCGCAACCTCGACGTCGACACCCTCGACCTCGTGCAGCTGCACTGCCCGAGCGACGACGTCTTCGCGTCGGACAGCGTGTTCGACGACCTCGACATCCTCGTCGACGAGGGCGCCGTGGCCGCATACGGCGTGAGCGTCGAGACCGAGGCGCAGGCGCTGTCGGCCATCGCCCGCCCGCACGTCGCGAGCGTGCAGATCATCGTCAACGCGTTCCGCCAGAAGCCACTCGAGCGCGTCCTCCCCGCCGCGAAGAAGGCGGGCGTGGGCATCATCGCGCGTGTTCCCCTCGCCAGTGGACTGCTCTCGGGCCGATTCACGGCCGACACGACGTTTGCGCCGAACGACCACCGGTCGTTCAATCGCGACGGGTCCGCGTTCGACGTCGGCGAGACGTTCGCGGGCGTCGACTATGCGACGGGCGTCGAGGCAGCGGCCGAGTTCTCGGCTCTCGCGCGCGACATCGGTATCGAGCCCGCGCAGGCGGCGCTCGCCTGGGTGATCCAGCAGCCGGGCGTCACGACCGTCATCCCTGGCGCGCGGAACGAACAACAGGCCCATTCGAACGCGATGGCGGCGAAGGTCGGACAGCTCCCGGAGTCGTTCGTGACCGCAGTGCGTGGCCTCTACGACGACAAGATCCGCCCCGGCGTGCACCACCGCTGGTAA
- a CDS encoding acetate/propionate family kinase, with protein MSVVLVVNSGSSSFKYRLIDMFAERVLAHGLVERIGEKVGVATHTVVAHAEAGEPAPTVADVTQQLTRAIPDHTTGFAVMLEAFAAHGPSFDEHRPDAVGHRVVHGGARFFRATIVDDAVEESIDDLSLLAPLHNPGALEGIRAARAAFADVDHVAVFDTAFHQTMPPEAYTYALDREVARRHRIRRYGFHGTSHKYVSEQAAAHLGRPLETVRQIVFHLGNGASVTAIDGGRSVETSMGFTPLEGLVMGTRTGDVDPAILLHLQRTAGYDTDDLDDLLNRRSGLVGLAGANDMRDLVARAEADDQAAQLAIDVYVHRIRAYAGAYLAQLGGADVISFTAGVGENAALIRERALDRLGFLGVRIDHDRNRSVPRGEIAQISSDDSDIVVLVVPTDEEVEIARQTLHAATFRRAE; from the coding sequence ATGAGCGTCGTCCTCGTCGTCAACAGCGGGTCGTCCTCGTTCAAGTATCGCCTGATCGATATGTTCGCCGAACGGGTGCTCGCCCACGGCCTCGTCGAGAGGATCGGCGAGAAGGTGGGCGTCGCGACGCACACCGTCGTCGCGCACGCCGAGGCGGGGGAGCCGGCGCCCACGGTGGCCGACGTCACGCAGCAGCTGACCCGGGCGATTCCCGATCACACGACCGGCTTCGCCGTGATGCTCGAGGCGTTCGCTGCGCACGGGCCGTCGTTCGACGAGCATCGCCCCGACGCGGTCGGACACCGGGTCGTGCATGGCGGAGCGCGCTTCTTCCGGGCCACGATCGTCGATGACGCCGTCGAAGAGTCGATCGACGACCTCTCCCTGCTCGCGCCGCTGCACAATCCCGGGGCGCTCGAGGGGATCCGGGCCGCCCGAGCGGCGTTCGCGGACGTCGACCATGTCGCCGTCTTCGACACGGCGTTCCATCAGACCATGCCGCCGGAGGCATATACCTACGCGCTCGATCGTGAGGTGGCCCGCCGACACCGGATCCGTCGATATGGCTTCCATGGCACGAGCCACAAGTACGTGAGCGAGCAGGCTGCCGCGCACCTCGGTCGGCCGCTCGAGACCGTCCGTCAGATCGTGTTCCACCTCGGCAACGGGGCCTCGGTGACCGCCATCGATGGCGGGCGCTCGGTCGAGACGTCGATGGGATTCACCCCACTCGAGGGCCTCGTGATGGGCACCCGCACGGGGGACGTCGATCCGGCGATCCTGCTCCACCTGCAGCGCACCGCTGGGTATGACACGGACGACCTCGACGACCTCCTGAACCGCCGCAGCGGCCTCGTGGGGCTCGCTGGCGCGAACGACATGCGCGATCTCGTCGCTCGGGCGGAGGCAGACGACCAGGCGGCGCAGCTCGCAATCGACGTGTACGTCCACCGGATCCGCGCCTATGCCGGCGCCTATCTCGCACAGCTCGGCGGTGCCGACGTGATCAGTTTCACCGCGGGCGTCGGCGAGAACGCCGCCCTGATCCGCGAACGTGCGCTCGATCGGCTCGGCTTTCTCGGGGTACGGATCGATCATGACCGGAATCGATCGGTGCCGCGTGGTGAGATCGCACAGATCTCCTCAGACGACTCCGATATCGTCGTGCTCGTCGTACCAACTGACGAAGAGGTCGAAATCGCCCGTCAGACCCTCCACGCCGCAACCTTCCGGAGAGCCGAGTGA
- a CDS encoding HAD family hydrolase, protein MTDRATPRLQDYEAVLFDLDGVLTPTAEVHMHAWQTMFDELFAAWDITPPYTDEDYFAYVDGKKRYDGVAALLRSRDVEVPWGDPTDPPETPTVCGVGNRKNTAFTRVLGRDGIAPYVGSVALLDELERAGTPVAVVSSSKNADIVLRAAGLRERFDVVVDGVVAEERNLPSKPAPDVFIEGARALGVDPARTVVVEDALAGVESGIAGGFGLVIGVDRGVGADSLRAAGAHHIVTDLADLLETR, encoded by the coding sequence GTGACCGACCGCGCCACCCCCCGCCTGCAGGACTATGAGGCCGTCCTCTTCGATCTCGACGGCGTGCTCACCCCGACTGCCGAGGTGCACATGCACGCGTGGCAGACGATGTTCGACGAGCTGTTCGCCGCCTGGGACATCACGCCGCCGTACACGGACGAGGACTACTTCGCCTACGTCGACGGCAAGAAGCGCTACGACGGCGTCGCCGCGCTGCTGCGCAGTCGCGACGTCGAGGTGCCGTGGGGCGACCCGACGGATCCGCCTGAGACACCGACAGTCTGCGGCGTCGGCAACCGCAAGAACACGGCGTTCACCCGCGTCCTCGGACGTGACGGCATTGCGCCGTACGTGGGATCCGTCGCCCTGCTCGACGAGCTCGAGCGTGCCGGGACGCCGGTGGCAGTCGTCTCGAGTTCGAAGAACGCCGACATCGTCCTGCGCGCCGCGGGCCTGCGCGAACGGTTCGACGTCGTCGTGGACGGCGTCGTCGCGGAGGAACGGAACCTCCCCTCGAAGCCTGCCCCCGACGTCTTCATCGAAGGCGCCCGCGCGCTCGGCGTGGATCCCGCCCGGACCGTCGTCGTCGAAGATGCGCTCGCCGGCGTGGAGTCCGGCATCGCCGGGGGCTTCGGCCTCGTCATCGGCGTCGACCGCGGCGTCGGGGCCGACAGCCTGCGCGCCGCCGGCGCCCACCACATCGTGACCGACCTCGCCGACCTGCTGGAGACCCGATGA
- a CDS encoding transglutaminase family protein: MTVPRRPPSLIAAMAVFAAVVTALTPMTTLLLPEWFLPGAAVVAVVVAVGYGARWIHRGLALPAGIVAWLAILAWAYPGSILDGVITWGIRHVVAAAADQVVTGIAPVDVDPPLMFLLLAAIGFLAVLVDQLAVTIRLPILAAIPLICVFVMPQLAVPRGDHLAFAVPFALALIAMIAFSSRRLSRTRTRRIRGAGGIAIAVVAAIAALVIAPRVPVLPAADSGTFARPTSIDVSIDLGDDLRARSTEEVLRVRTDGIVAPYLRLATHTRFGETGWQIDGGASQPLEDGFDPTAGSGVVGEIESNDVRTWVSDVELDTEYLPLPGDAVSVTGAGDGWNAMLSSRTARSSSTTSQGERYRAESHPLAPTRAQFDASPWADEAGLGGTYTNSVTGEAIREALPDGATDVPDAVTEGAIGEAAREVTADDRTPYETALGLQEWLRSPRFTYSLETPVEDGFDGSDIAAIEQFLDARAGYCVHFASAFALMARSLDLPTRITVGYLPGDLTGRSIDDMSVYSVAANRLHAWPEVYFVGIGWTPFDPTPGVAQARNVVVETGGSGIDDPGPTAAPDDPDEEETSPSAEPAETDDATDDPAAVPLPGAASTATAALFALLGVLLLGAIPALVRLGIRTWRRNAARAGDAGVAWRELRATATDVGLGPSRAESPRAFGARLVRSGAAAEHVDPLVRAIEQRSFAPREAAGVDLALPLRRVARALAPRRLAARIGRALLPRSLWERPRDTDPPSA; encoded by the coding sequence ATGACCGTCCCTCGCCGGCCGCCCTCGCTCATCGCGGCGATGGCCGTGTTTGCCGCCGTCGTCACGGCGCTCACACCGATGACGACGTTGCTCCTGCCCGAATGGTTCCTCCCCGGGGCCGCCGTCGTCGCGGTGGTCGTCGCGGTCGGATACGGCGCGCGCTGGATCCACCGCGGCCTCGCACTGCCAGCCGGGATCGTGGCGTGGCTGGCGATCCTCGCGTGGGCGTACCCGGGGTCGATCCTGGACGGCGTCATCACCTGGGGCATCCGCCACGTGGTTGCGGCGGCGGCCGACCAGGTCGTCACCGGCATCGCGCCGGTCGACGTCGACCCGCCCCTCATGTTCCTGCTGCTCGCTGCGATCGGCTTCCTCGCCGTGCTCGTCGACCAGCTCGCCGTCACGATTCGGCTGCCGATCCTCGCGGCGATCCCCCTCATCTGCGTCTTCGTCATGCCGCAGCTCGCGGTGCCGCGCGGCGATCACCTCGCGTTCGCCGTCCCGTTCGCGCTCGCACTCATCGCGATGATCGCATTCTCCTCCCGTCGCCTCTCGCGCACGCGGACCCGCCGGATCCGCGGAGCGGGCGGCATCGCGATCGCGGTCGTCGCCGCGATCGCCGCACTCGTCATCGCACCGCGCGTCCCCGTGCTGCCCGCGGCCGATTCGGGCACGTTCGCGCGCCCCACCAGCATCGACGTGTCGATCGATCTCGGCGATGATCTGCGCGCCCGGTCCACGGAGGAGGTGCTCCGCGTGCGGACCGACGGCATCGTCGCGCCCTATCTGCGGCTCGCCACCCACACCCGTTTCGGAGAGACCGGCTGGCAGATCGACGGCGGCGCCTCCCAGCCCCTCGAGGATGGGTTCGATCCGACCGCCGGATCCGGCGTCGTCGGCGAGATCGAGTCGAACGACGTGCGCACGTGGGTGAGCGACGTAGAGCTGGACACCGAGTATCTGCCGCTCCCCGGCGACGCGGTGTCGGTCACCGGAGCGGGAGACGGGTGGAACGCGATGCTCTCGAGCCGCACGGCGCGCTCCTCATCGACCACGTCTCAGGGCGAGCGCTACCGCGCGGAGTCGCACCCGCTGGCACCGACGCGCGCACAGTTCGACGCCTCCCCCTGGGCCGACGAAGCCGGGCTCGGCGGAACGTACACGAACTCCGTCACCGGGGAGGCGATCCGCGAGGCGCTCCCGGATGGCGCGACCGACGTTCCCGACGCCGTCACCGAGGGCGCCATCGGCGAGGCCGCCCGCGAGGTCACGGCCGACGACCGCACTCCTTACGAGACCGCGCTGGGGCTGCAGGAGTGGCTGCGCTCCCCCCGCTTCACATACTCGCTCGAGACGCCCGTCGAGGATGGCTTCGACGGCAGCGACATCGCCGCTATCGAGCAGTTCCTGGACGCGCGCGCCGGGTACTGCGTGCACTTCGCTTCGGCGTTCGCGCTCATGGCCCGCTCGCTCGACCTGCCCACCCGCATCACGGTCGGCTATCTGCCCGGCGACCTGACGGGACGCAGCATCGACGACATGTCGGTCTACTCGGTCGCCGCGAACCGCCTGCACGCCTGGCCTGAGGTGTACTTCGTCGGCATCGGGTGGACACCCTTCGACCCGACACCCGGCGTCGCTCAGGCACGCAACGTCGTAGTCGAAACGGGCGGATCCGGCATCGACGACCCGGGCCCGACGGCGGCACCGGATGATCCGGACGAGGAGGAGACATCACCGAGCGCCGAGCCGGCTGAGACCGACGACGCGACGGATGACCCCGCCGCGGTGCCCCTTCCCGGCGCGGCTTCGACGGCGACCGCGGCGCTCTTCGCGCTCCTCGGCGTCCTGCTCCTCGGCGCGATCCCCGCGCTCGTGCGTCTCGGGATCCGCACGTGGAGGAGGAACGCAGCGCGCGCCGGCGATGCGGGGGTCGCGTGGCGCGAGCTGCGCGCGACCGCGACGGATGTCGGCCTGGGGCCGTCGCGAGCGGAGTCCCCGCGCGCGTTCGGCGCCCGTCTCGTGCGATCCGGGGCCGCGGCCGAGCACGTGGATCCTCTCGTGCGGGCGATCGAGCAACGTTCGTTCGCGCCGCGAGAGGCGGCCGGGGTCGATCTCGCGCTCCCGCTGCGCCGCGTGGCCCGCGCGCTGGCGCCCCGCCGACTCGCCGCGCGCATCGGTCGCGCCCTGCTGCCCCGTTCGCTGTGGGAGCGACCGCGCGACACCGACCCGCCATCCGCGTGA
- a CDS encoding PQQ-binding-like beta-propeller repeat protein, producing the protein MRNRWGVAAIAALTVTAIAGCSASDEQQTPTPSAHPSEEPLETFDGDSLADLTLSETTLEAAPTADPDSRTDAIGLTETRLLTTRPDVENVIMLEAHDVETGQIAWDVTLWESRQIATDGGLDAGQGAGRLELSDARAQRTGGDSVFAPVFGNICADEACSAHADIDDYGGGYRAGVVALDGADGSVRWVTDLTPHLGDDVDGIGLHPEIVDASAETTLVNIDQPTGEGAVVVAALDTATGEVRWVSEGAIASAVVGGVVTAVRPDDPREPSGSLVGLDAATGDELWQTGESGSWAPRGATGSLAVVDAPDAAVVDLGTGERVRMGRFPVDPVAGGADDGAYATWIDARDGSVYTYADGAERARVSESTVSGDALVAISGDDYLWIASGGDDPEIVAADRTGMTRSDAITGEFVDVRGSSIVTVTPDRVVHLWRYAAS; encoded by the coding sequence GTGAGAAATCGGTGGGGCGTCGCGGCGATCGCGGCGCTGACGGTGACGGCGATCGCGGGCTGCTCGGCGTCGGATGAGCAGCAGACTCCCACTCCGTCTGCTCATCCGTCCGAAGAGCCGCTCGAGACGTTCGACGGCGACTCGCTCGCGGATCTCACGCTCAGCGAGACGACGCTCGAGGCGGCGCCGACTGCGGATCCCGATTCTCGCACCGACGCCATCGGGCTCACGGAAACGCGGCTGCTGACCACGCGGCCCGACGTCGAGAACGTCATCATGCTCGAGGCGCACGACGTCGAGACCGGGCAGATCGCGTGGGACGTCACGCTATGGGAATCGCGGCAGATCGCGACCGACGGGGGACTCGATGCCGGCCAGGGTGCCGGCCGTCTCGAGCTCTCCGACGCACGAGCGCAGCGGACGGGTGGCGACAGCGTGTTCGCCCCTGTCTTCGGCAACATCTGCGCCGATGAGGCCTGCTCCGCGCACGCGGACATCGACGACTACGGCGGCGGCTACCGAGCCGGGGTCGTTGCGCTCGACGGCGCCGACGGATCTGTGCGGTGGGTGACGGACCTGACGCCGCACCTCGGCGACGACGTCGACGGCATCGGCCTGCACCCCGAGATCGTGGACGCATCGGCCGAGACGACGCTCGTGAACATCGACCAGCCGACCGGAGAGGGCGCCGTGGTTGTCGCCGCCCTCGACACCGCCACCGGCGAGGTGCGCTGGGTCAGCGAGGGAGCCATCGCCTCCGCTGTCGTGGGCGGGGTTGTCACCGCGGTGCGCCCCGACGACCCGCGCGAGCCGAGCGGTTCGCTCGTCGGCCTCGACGCGGCGACCGGCGACGAGCTCTGGCAGACCGGCGAGAGCGGATCCTGGGCGCCGCGCGGCGCGACCGGGAGTCTCGCTGTGGTGGATGCGCCCGACGCTGCGGTCGTCGATCTCGGCACCGGCGAGCGCGTGCGGATGGGACGCTTCCCCGTGGATCCCGTCGCAGGCGGTGCCGACGACGGGGCGTACGCGACGTGGATCGACGCGCGTGACGGGTCCGTGTACACCTACGCGGACGGCGCCGAGCGCGCGCGAGTCAGCGAGAGCACGGTCTCGGGCGATGCGCTCGTCGCGATCAGTGGCGATGACTACCTCTGGATCGCATCGGGAGGCGACGACCCGGAGATCGTCGCGGCGGATCGTACGGGGATGACGCGATCGGACGCGATCACGGGGGAATTCGTCGACGTTCGCGGATCGTCGATCGTGACGGTCACCCCCGATCGTGTCGTGCATCTCTGGCGTTACGCCGCGAGCTGA